The DNA window TCTGGAAAAGTACGGAACCTTGATTGATGTAATCGCCCTTATTTACTTGTTTTGCGATAACCTTGCCACTTGTGGTTGCTTTTATCTCTACGAAAGGAGAGGTCTTTCCCGATTTCTCTATAGCAGCAATCTGTTGATCTGTAAGATTCCACAAACGAAGCTTCTCTCTTGCAGCATCCAGCAAATAGGCCTTCTGCTGAGAGTTGCCCATCCGTGCTGTCTCCAGTAATTCTTGCTGGGCGGTATATATTTCAGGAGAGTAAACGGAAGCAAGTGTTTGTCCTTTTCTGACAGATTCTCCTGTGAAACTTACCCAAAGGCGCTCCACACGACCACTCACCGTAGCTGTTTGCGATTGCATCAGTCGCTCATCCGGTTGGATTTTTCCATAAAGGCGTAAATCTTTCGCCCTGTTATCATAGCCAACAATCGAAGTCTGCACATTAGCCAGTGCCAAAGCCTCTTCGGATAATTGTACGGCATTAGGATCAATGGTAGCACTGCTGTCTCCGGAAGAACCACTATCTTTCAAAGGAATTAAATCCATACCGCAAATAGGGCACTGGCCGGGTTTATCCATTTTAATCTGTGGATGCATGGAGCAGGTCCAGATGGTATGTTTATGCTCATGCACCTCTTTCTTTGCAGTGGTCTCTGCTTTATCCTTACTGTCGGATGAATGGAAGAACAGCCATCCTAATGCTAGTCCTGCAAATAAAATTAGCAGGTATTTCAAATAGCTTCTTTGCAAAGCTTCATTGATCCATTCTTTATATTGCTTTTTCATCTTTTTCTTTATTTATTAGTTGTAATCAAATCGTCCTTAGCTATAATCTTCTCAAATTCGGCAACTGCAGTGTTGTATTCCACAACGGAATCTACTTGCTTTAAGCTGTAATTAAGCAATTCACGCTGAATTTGCAATACATCTGTGAGGCTTACACTTGATGCCGAAAATTCACGGAGCATCAGTTGGAATGTGGTTTCTGTAAGCTGACGTTGCTTCTCATAAAGAGCTATTTTTCTTGAAGCATCGGCAATACGCAGGTTAATAGCAACGAAGCTGGCCTCGAGCTCATTCTGGGTATTTTGATATTGAAGCTCTGCAGACTGTTGCATTAGTTTGCTGTCTTTTACCTGGGCTTTATATTTCTTTCTGTAAATTGGCAACGTAAACTTAACCATAGGCATTATCATGTCCATACCATTCATACTATTCATGGTGTTCATGCTATTCATATCCTCGGGCTTCTTTACGTTAATCATGTATTCTAGTCCAATTCCTATCATTGGATAGCCCATCTTTTTTGCCATTTCTCCTTTAGCCTCGTAAGAAGCACTTTCTGCTTTCCACATAGCTAGCATCGGGTTCTGTGCAACAACGGCTTCCCATGCTGTAGCATCATTGGCTATAAATGGTTTCTGCAGCAAAGTATCGGGCACACTGACAGTTGTAGCAGACGGACGTCCCAGTAAAGCATTGAACGCTGCTACGGTTGCTGTAAACTGCGATTGTGTTGTTTCGAGTGAGTTTTCCAGTTCGGCTCTTTCAATCTGTATACGCAGTACATCGGACATGCCACCGCTTCCACCACTCATGGACGAGGAAGACATGCTGCTCGTCATAGAGCCCGACTGGTTTGCTGTCATTGCTGAAGAGGATGGTGCACTAACAGATGAAGCTCCGCCCATTCCTGCCATTCCTCCACCTGTAGAGAGCGACATTCCCGATGATGCCTGAGCTGCAGTTGAAGAGCCGGAAGAGTATGAAGAAGAACCGGAAGTTCTACCTTTTCCACTCGGGGACTTGTATCTGTAAAGAGCAATTTCCTCCAATGATTTCAGTAGTTTAATGTTCTCTCTGATATTTGCAAGCTGTGCCTGAATGCTGTTTAGCTTATACCATTGAGACTGAACATTATAAATTACTTCAAAACTGCTCTCTCTGAACTTCTCGTAAGATGCCTTTGCCATCCACGACATTTCTGATTTGGCAGCTTTCAGCGTTCCAAACCAAGGGAACATTTGCATCAGACTCAGTGTTCCTATCTCTTTGCCATTTACCTGCTCCATAGATTTCAGGTAAAAACTGAATCCAAGTTCTGGGTCGGGTAACGATCCGGCAGGGACTATACGTTGCATGGAAGCCTCGTAGGCTGCAAAGTCGGCACGTATCTTCGGATTGTTTTTAAGTGCCTGTTGCACGTAGACAGCAATACTATCCTGTGCCTTTAGCTGGATGTGGCTTGTTGTCAGCAGCACTACTACCAACAAACAAACATATCTATATATCATTTTCCTTTTCATTTGATTGGTTTGAATAGTTAGTTTCAATTTGTTCGGGTAATCGGTTGTGTTTCACTGCATTTTCTCTCCACCAGCACTGAAGTACGGGAACTACAAACATTGTCATGGTTTGAATCAGCATTCCTCCAAAAGTAGGGATGGCCATTGGCACCATAATGTCTGAACCCTTTCCAGTAGATGTGAGCACAGGCAGTAAGGCTATTAAGGTAGCAGCAGTTGTCATTGAAGCTGCACGTACCCTTTTCAGTCCGGCTTTCACTACTGCTTCACGAATCTCGTCCTTATCAGAAGGCTTTTCGTCAAGGAACATCTGATGAATGTAGGTACCCATTAAAACTCCGTCGTTGGTAGCAATACCGAAGAGGGCTATGAATCCTACCCACACTGCTACACTCAGGTTGATGGTATGCATCTGAAACATATCACGCATATTCATCCCTGCAATACTAAAGTTAAGGAACCATTCCTGCCCGTATAGCCAGATGAGGATAAAACCTCCGGCGAAGGCTACAAATACACCCGAGAAGTGAATGAACGATGCTGTTACCGACTTGAAACGGAAATAGAGAATCAGCAAGATTAGTATTAAACTGATAGGTATTACAATCATTAATCTGTTTGTGGCTCGTACCTGCTGTTCATAATTTCCGGCAAATTTGTATGTTACTCCTTTGGGAAGTTCTATTTTCCTGTCTTTTATGCTGCTATCCAGTATTTTACTGGCTTCGTTTACCACATCTACTTCTGCTTTATCTGGCTGCTTATCAAAGATAACATATCCTACAAGGAAGGTATTCTCACTCTGTATCATCTGAGCACCTTTGGCATAGCTGATATCTGCCAGTTCGCTTAGAGGAATTTGTGTGCCGTTAGAAACCGGTATCAATATTTGTCCCAAAGATTCCGGATTATCCCGCAATTCCCGGGCATAACGTAAGCGGATAGGGAAGCGTTCACGACCTTCGACGGAGGTAGAAAGCTTCATTCCACCTACGGCAGCACCAATAACCTCCTGTAAATCGGAAACCTTAACGCCATACCGAGCCATATTTTCCCGGTTCAGTTTTATCTCCAGATATGGAGCACCTACTGCACGATCATAAAAAACGG is part of the uncultured Bacteroides sp. genome and encodes:
- a CDS encoding TolC family protein, which encodes MIYRYVCLLVVVLLTTSHIQLKAQDSIAVYVQQALKNNPKIRADFAAYEASMQRIVPAGSLPDPELGFSFYLKSMEQVNGKEIGTLSLMQMFPWFGTLKAAKSEMSWMAKASYEKFRESSFEVIYNVQSQWYKLNSIQAQLANIRENIKLLKSLEEIALYRYKSPSGKGRTSGSSSYSSGSSTAAQASSGMSLSTGGGMAGMGGASSVSAPSSSAMTANQSGSMTSSMSSSSMSGGSGGMSDVLRIQIERAELENSLETTQSQFTATVAAFNALLGRPSATTVSVPDTLLQKPFIANDATAWEAVVAQNPMLAMWKAESASYEAKGEMAKKMGYPMIGIGLEYMINVKKPEDMNSMNTMNSMNGMDMIMPMVKFTLPIYRKKYKAQVKDSKLMQQSAELQYQNTQNELEASFVAINLRIADASRKIALYEKQRQLTETTFQLMLREFSASSVSLTDVLQIQRELLNYSLKQVDSVVEYNTAVAEFEKIIAKDDLITTNK